AGGTCGCGCTCTCCCGGGGCCAGTACGACTGGGCGCGCGCCGAGTACGAGGAGTGCCTGCGGCTCGCCCGTGAGGTCGGCGCGCACTTCGAGGCGCCGTTCGCGCTCACCCGGATCGCGCAGACCGCCTACTGCACGGGCGATTCGTCCGGCGCGCTGCGGCTGCTGGCGGCGGCGGACGCCGAGGCGGACAGCTCCGGGGGGAGCGACGTACGGGCCTTCTCCGGCCTGCTCGCCGGGATGATCGCGCTGGACCAGGGCGATCCGGTCCGGGCGCGGGCCGAGCACGACCGGGCCCTCGCCGAGTCGTTGCGGACGACCATGCCCGCGCAGTTCTCGGCGGGGCTGGCGAATCTGGAGGCCCACATCAAGCGGCTGGAGGAGGGGCCGGACGCCGGGCTGGCCGTGATCCTGCCGACGCTGGAGGCGGCGGTCACCGGGCACTGCGCGGAGCAGGTGCTGGCCGTCCTCGCCGAGACGGCCGCGGCGCTGCTGGCGGACGCGGACCGCTGCGCCGAGTCCGTACGCGCGCTGGCGGCGGCCGGTGCCTGGCGGGGCGGGCTCCCGCGGTCCGTGCCGGAGGAGGGGTTCGTCCGCGGGCTGCCCGAGCGCACCAGGGCGGCCCTCGGCGCGGAGGCGTACGACCGGGAGGCGGCGGCGGGAGCGGCCCTGTCCCCCCGGGCCCTCCTCGCCACCCTCACCGCCGGCTGATCACCGCCGGCTGATCACCGGCAGCCGATCACCGGCAGCCGATCACCGGCAGCCGATCACCGGCAGCCGATCACCGGCAGCGGCTCACCGCCGGCCGATCACCGGCAGCTGATGACCGCGTCCGCCCAGGCGGCCAGGGTCAGGTCGGGGTGCCGTCCGGCGTGCTCCACGACCAGCCGCAGCGTCTTGCGGCCGCTCAGCCCGACCTCGACGGGCACCGCGCGGTCCCCGTAGCCGACGGCGGCCGACTGCCACAGCCGTACCCCGTCGCCGTAGACGGAGAACCGCACCGAGCCGTCACCCGGCAGGGACAGCCCGTCCACCCCGGCCCGTGCCGAGAACGACGTGCACGTCCGGTTCAGGGTGATCTCCACCGACGAACGGGCGTTGACGGTGATCCCGTGCGCATACCGCCGGTCCCCGACCACCAGCCCCCAGCGCTGCCACACCCAGCTGCTGCGCCAGGTCTGCACCTCGGGCCCGGTGTGGTCGCCGAGGACGGACTGATCCAGCCGCACCAGCTGGTACCCGGCCGCCGGAGCGGACGGCGGGGACGGCGTGGGCGAATGCCGGGTCGGAGTCGGCGTCGGCCGCCCGGGGCTCGGCTTCGCGGGGGCCGCCTTGGACGGCGAGGGCGAGGGAGCATGCGGCGCCGAACTGCGCGGCGACGGTACGGGCGTACGCGCGACCGGCGTCAGCGGCGCGGGCGAACCGGGCTCCGGGGGCGGCGGAACCGGGGCGTCCGGCACCGCGGGCGCCACCGCGGGCGGCTTCGGCGCCACCCGGGCCTCGGGCTTCGCGTCGTCCCCGGCCAGCGCGAACACCACCCCGGCCGCGGCGGCGACCACGACCCCGGCGGCGATGGCGGCCTTGGCGGGCAGCCCGAGCCCCTCGGAGGCCAGCGCCCCGGCACCCGACCCGGCACCGGCCCCGGACCCACCGGCGGCGCCCGCGGCCCCGGCACCGGCAGCCCCGGCACCCGCACCCGCCGCCCCGGCCCCCGCCGTCGAACCGCCCACGGCCGCAGCGGCGGCACCCGCGCCACCCGCGGCCACGACCCCACCGGCCACCACCCCGGCCGCCTTGACCGCGTACCCGGCGGCGAACCACCCGATGACCGCGACCGGAAGCAGCGCCGGGATCCCGGCATTGACGTCCTTCAGCTCACCGGCGACCAGCCGGCACTTCACGCACTCCTCCAGGTGCTTGCGCAGCCCCCGCTCGGCCCGCACCCGCAGCCCGCCCCGGGCATGGGCGCCGAGGCGGTCGGCGTAGCGGGCGCAGTCCCCGCCCTCGCTCAGCGCGGTGCTCACATGGGCCTGGAGGTAGGCCTGCTTGAGCCCCTCCCGGGCCCGGCTGGCCAGGACCGCGGTGGCATTGGCGGTCAGGCCGAACAGCGGGGCGATCGCGCTCGGCGACGCCTCCTCGACGGTGGTGTGCCACAGCACGGCCTGCCACCGCTCGGGCAGGCTGCGGAAGGCCTGCATGGCCAGGGACTGCTCGGCCTCGTGCATGGCCCGTACGTCCGCGCCCAGTTCGAGGGTGTCGGCGCCGGGCGCCAGCCCCGTCCCGGCCTCGGCTCCCGCTCCGGCCTGCTCCGCGAACAGGGCGAAGTCCTCGACGAGCTGCTCGCGTTTGGCGGTCTTCGTCCAGGCCGCGGCGACCCTGCGGACGGTGGTGAGGAGGTACGCGCGCACCGCCTGGTCCGGCCCGGCCCCGCCGCGCACCGCCTGGAGGGTCCGGGCGAACACCTCGGCGGTCAGGTCGTCGGCCGTGTGGGCGTCCCGGCAGCAGGTGCGCGCGTAACGGCGTACGGAATCGGCGTGCCGACGGAACAGCTCCTCATAGGCACCGTCGTCACCCCCACGCATCCGGGCGATCAACTCGGCATCGGAAGCGGGCGCTTCCCCACCGGCCCCACCGGCGGTACCGGCGACACCAGCCGTACCCGCGGCGCCGTACCCGCGGCTGCCGCCGCCCGGTTCGCGCTGGGCGGGGACCTGTCGGGCGGGCAGTTCACCCGCGTCGGACTCGCCGCCGGGGCCCATCGCACCGGAGACCGGATCTTCCCGCCCGTCAACGCTCATCGCGCAAGCCCCCGCAGGACACACTCAGACCGGTACACCGATCCAGCGTGTCACACGGCGACCGCGCACCGGACCGCTCCGGACGGCATCCACTCATCCGGGCAGGATTCGGCGAATCCCCGCTCCACACCTCACCCGTCCGAGTGATGGTCCGTTCGAGGAGCCCGGTCCACGGATTCACCCGGCGGAGCCGTATCCGGAGGCGGAGGGCCACCGGGCGCGGCAGGCCCACCGGTTCCCCGGCGGCCCCACCGCACCGTGGTGACCCACGCGCCTCACATCCTCAGACGGCCCGCGAGCGCAGCCCCTCCAGCAGGATGTCCAGCAGCCGGGCCGAAGCGGCCGCCTGCTGAGCGGGGTCCGGCAGCGCGGGCGCCGCCGTCGCTATGACGAGCAGGACATCGGCCACCGTGACGTCGCGGCGCAGCGCACCGGCTTCCCGGGCGCGGTCGACCAGCCGGCCGACCACCTCCAGGAGCGCTCCGGCGCCCGCGTCCTCCGACGGCTCGTCCTCGGCCGCCGTCCGTCCGCCCACGACCCGCAGGTCGGGCTGTCCGCCGACCACGGCGGCCTGCCGCTGCTGCGGCACCCGCGCCGTGTCGACGGCCTCCAGTACGTCCTCGCCGTCCTCGCCGACCGAGCCGACCCGCAGCACCTGCGGCGGCAGCAGCCGCCCGGCGCCCGAGGCGACGGAGGTGCGCAGGAAGCGCGACAGCGCCTGCCACGGCTCCTCCTCCTGGCCGAGCGCGGCCCTGGCCTGCTCGGTCAGCCGGGAAGTCTCCTCCTCGGCTATGCGCCGGACCAGGACGTCCTTGCTCGGGAAGCGCCGGTAGACGGTGCCGACGCCGACGCGGGCGCGCCGCGCGACATCCTCCATCGGAGCCCCGTAGCCCAGTTCGCCGAACACCTCGCGCGCGGCGCGCAGGACGTGTTCGAGGTTGCGCTGTGCGTCGACCCGCAGGGGCGTGGAACGGCCCACACCGTGCGAGGTTCCACCAGCGATCACGCGAGTGGCGCTCTCGGCCGAGAGCGCGGTCGCAGAACCATGGAAATCGGAAATGTTCATATGTTTCCCCCGGTAATCATTTGTCTCCCCCCGGAGACAGTCCCCGCCTTCGTGTCGAGGGGGGCCACGGTCATGTGGGCCCTGGTCCTAACTCCTCGACGGGCTACGAACATAGTTGAGCCAGAGTCAATTCAGAAGAGGCAGCTCCGTACGGACCATCGCTCGATCGGAGCATTGACCCCCACTTTTCCGTTCCAAGCCCCCGGAATCACCCCTTCCGCACGGCCTGACCTGCGCACCTCACCCCCCATCGGCACCGCCGGACCGGCCCTTCACGCCCCCACCTCCGGTCACACAATTTGTCGGGCCTGTGGACAAACTCCCAGCCACGTTGCGTCATGGGATGGTGAAGGCTGCTAACTCCCGGGGCTCGGCCCCCGGCACCCCGCCCCGGACACGCATCCTCGTCGTCGGCGGAGGTTACGTCGGCATGTACACGGCGCTCCGGCTCCAGCGAAAGCTGAGAGCCGACGAGGCCGAGGTCACGGTGATCACTCCCGAGCCGTACATGACCTACCAGCCCTTCCTCCCCGAGGCGGCCGCGGGATCCATCTCCCCGCGCCACGTCGTCGTACCGCTGCGCCGCGTCCTGAACCGCTGCCGCATCGTCATCGGCGAGGCCCGCAGCATCGACCACGCCAAACGGACCGCGACCGTCACCACCCTCGCCACCGACGAGGAGGGCACCGGCGCCGTCGAGATCGAGTACGACGAGATCGTCCTCGCCCCCGGCTCCGTGTCCCGCACGCTGCCCATCCCCGGGCTCGCCGAGTACGCCAT
This is a stretch of genomic DNA from Streptomyces sp. NBC_00536. It encodes these proteins:
- a CDS encoding TetR/AcrR family transcriptional regulator, which produces MNISDFHGSATALSAESATRVIAGGTSHGVGRSTPLRVDAQRNLEHVLRAAREVFGELGYGAPMEDVARRARVGVGTVYRRFPSKDVLVRRIAEEETSRLTEQARAALGQEEEPWQALSRFLRTSVASGAGRLLPPQVLRVGSVGEDGEDVLEAVDTARVPQQRQAAVVGGQPDLRVVGGRTAAEDEPSEDAGAGALLEVVGRLVDRAREAGALRRDVTVADVLLVIATAAPALPDPAQQAAASARLLDILLEGLRSRAV
- a CDS encoding sigma-70 family RNA polymerase sigma factor: MSVDGREDPVSGAMGPGGESDAGELPARQVPAQREPGGGSRGYGAAGTAGVAGTAGGAGGEAPASDAELIARMRGGDDGAYEELFRRHADSVRRYARTCCRDAHTADDLTAEVFARTLQAVRGGAGPDQAVRAYLLTTVRRVAAAWTKTAKREQLVEDFALFAEQAGAGAEAGTGLAPGADTLELGADVRAMHEAEQSLAMQAFRSLPERWQAVLWHTTVEEASPSAIAPLFGLTANATAVLASRAREGLKQAYLQAHVSTALSEGGDCARYADRLGAHARGGLRVRAERGLRKHLEECVKCRLVAGELKDVNAGIPALLPVAVIGWFAAGYAVKAAGVVAGGVVAAGGAGAAAAAVGGSTAGAGAAGAGAGAAGAGAAGAAGGSGAGAGSGAGALASEGLGLPAKAAIAAGVVVAAAAGVVFALAGDDAKPEARVAPKPPAVAPAVPDAPVPPPPEPGSPAPLTPVARTPVPSPRSSAPHAPSPSPSKAAPAKPSPGRPTPTPTRHSPTPSPPSAPAAGYQLVRLDQSVLGDHTGPEVQTWRSSWVWQRWGLVVGDRRYAHGITVNARSSVEITLNRTCTSFSARAGVDGLSLPGDGSVRFSVYGDGVRLWQSAAVGYGDRAVPVEVGLSGRKTLRLVVEHAGRHPDLTLAAWADAVISCR